Below is a genomic region from Citrobacter telavivensis.
TCTACCTCAACAATGCCATTTTTAATGGTAAAAAACACGTTGAGAGGGAAATGGGGACAACCGTGGGGGATTTCAAGCGGAGGTCGCGAGTGCAACCTCCGTTTGGTCAGAATTTAATCTTGTGACGTCCTGCCAGAGAATGCGACAGCGTGGTGCCGTCCACCATCTCCAGTTCACCGCCGACCGGCACGCCGTGGGCGATACGGCTGGCATCAACGCCATATTGCGCGCAGAGCTCAGCAATGTAGTTCGCCGTGGCTTCCCCTTCAACCGTCGGGTTAGTCGCGAGGATCACTTCACTGAGCTGCTCTGAAGAGAGGCGCTGCTCGAGTCTGTCGAGACCGATATCATCCGGCCCGATACCGTCGAGCGGTGACAAATGCCCCATCAGCACGAAGTAGCGCCCGGAAAACTGCCCGGTCTGCTCAATCGCGTAGATATCCGCT
It encodes:
- the recR gene encoding recombination protein RecR, translating into MQTSPLLTQLMEALRCLPGVGPKSAQRMAFTLLQRDRSGGMRLAQALTRAMSEIGHCADCRTFTEQDVCNICSNPRRRENGQICVVESPADIYAIEQTGQFSGRYFVLMGHLSPLDGIGPDDIGLDRLEQRLSSEQLSEVILATNPTVEGEATANYIAELCAQYGVDASRIAHGVPVGGELEMVDGTTLSHSLAGRHKIKF